In Oenanthe melanoleuca isolate GR-GAL-2019-014 chromosome 8, OMel1.0, whole genome shotgun sequence, a single genomic region encodes these proteins:
- the LOC130256161 gene encoding uncharacterized protein LOC130256161 isoform X1: protein MPIPPPGAVFRGIARRVDTGRAPSGTAGTPEPGGRRQAAAARLSLPGSASGTTLSQASRLLSAPSRPPSRPGKRRKTQITSRKKEQPAELPEPSPCPQPGAASRRRQLLSQPEKDSAVGKLQRRLPGTAPQNGPPPTGLPQRMGQLQPPVIPVRFETEEMLLHHVPRRAPASFCSQGWDWETPPRREWHLAWLQSPVEEAGLPAAQSSWLGTPTPAPGSESRVHSVRIQPRDVPAAAAGVSQSSLLNLQL, encoded by the exons ATGCCGATCCCCCCGCCCGGCGCCGTTTTCCGCGGCATTGCCAGGCGTGTGGACACGGGCCGTGCGCCCAGCGGCACCGCGGGCACGCCGGAGCCCGGCGGGCGCCGGCAGGCAGCTGCGGCACGCCTCTCTCTGCCGGGCTCCGCCTCAGGAACGACCCTTTCCCAGGCGTCCCgtctcctctctgctccctcccgGCCCCCCTCCCGCCCGGGGAAAcggaggaaaacacaaataacatcgaggaagaaagaacagcctgcagagctgcccgAGCCATCGCCCTGCCCGCAgccgggagcagccagcaggaggaggcagctgctttCTCAGCCAGAAAA AGATTCAGCtgtggggaagctgcagagaaggctgcctggcacagccccccagaATGGGCCTCCCCCGACTGGGCTCCCGCAGAGGATGGGGCAGTTGCAGCCCCCTGTCATTCCTGTGAGATTTG AgacagaggagatgctgctgcaccatgtccccaggagagcccctgcctccttctgctctcagggatgggactgggagacGCCTCCACGCCGAGAGTGGCACTTGGCATGGCTTCAGTCCCCAGTGGAAGAGGCTGGGCTCCCcgctgcccagagctcctggttAGGGACACCCACGCCTGCGCCTGGCTCAGAGTCCAGGGTGCACTCAGTCCGGATCCAGCCTCGagatgttcctgctgcagctgcag GTGTTTCCCAGTCCAGCTTGCTGAACCTCCAGCTCTGA
- the LOC130256161 gene encoding basic salivary proline-rich protein 2-like isoform X2, with protein MPIPPPGAVFRGIARRVDTGRAPSGTAGTPEPGGRRQAAAARLSLPGSASGTTLSQASRLLSAPSRPPSRPGKRRKTQITSRKKEQPAELPEPSPCPQPGAASRRRQLLSQPEKDSAVGKLQRRLPGTAPQNGPPPTGLPQRMGQLQPPVIPVRFEICAEGWQLLLGQELHLPRGKAAASSSPGTVSMQEAAQGTGRGARAGTRPQQEQPWHTDTGG; from the exons ATGCCGATCCCCCCGCCCGGCGCCGTTTTCCGCGGCATTGCCAGGCGTGTGGACACGGGCCGTGCGCCCAGCGGCACCGCGGGCACGCCGGAGCCCGGCGGGCGCCGGCAGGCAGCTGCGGCACGCCTCTCTCTGCCGGGCTCCGCCTCAGGAACGACCCTTTCCCAGGCGTCCCgtctcctctctgctccctcccgGCCCCCCTCCCGCCCGGGGAAAcggaggaaaacacaaataacatcgaggaagaaagaacagcctgcagagctgcccgAGCCATCGCCCTGCCCGCAgccgggagcagccagcaggaggaggcagctgctttCTCAGCCAGAAAA AGATTCAGCtgtggggaagctgcagagaaggctgcctggcacagccccccagaATGGGCCTCCCCCGACTGGGCTCCCGCAGAGGATGGGGCAGTTGCAGCCCCCTGTCATTCCTGTGAGATTTG agatctgtgctgagggttggcagctcctgctggggcaaGAGCTGCATCTTCCaagaggcaaagctgcagcatcttCCTCCCCAGGGACTGTCTCcatgcaggaagcagcacaggggacTGGCCGAGGGGCTCGGGCTGGGACACGGCCCcaacaggagcagccctggcacactgACACGGGAGGATGA